The Falsibacillus pallidus genome contains the following window.
TTCATCGAAGTTGAAGGCGGAAATGATGTATTCGTTCATTTCTCTGCAATCACTGGAGAAGGTTTCAAATCACTTGAAGAAGGCCAGCAGGTAGAATTCGAAATCGTTGAAGGAAACCGCGGACCACAAGCAGCTAACGTTGTAAAACTTTAATTCGAGCAAACCGTTTTTTAAATAGCTATCCTGTCAGGGTAGCTTTTTTTGAAAAACGCATCATAACCAATGGAGGTACGATCCATATGGCATTTGGAAGAAAACCTGAAGAAGAAATTATTACAGCGGAAACCAAGATTTGGGAATGTACATCTGATTCCTGTAAGGGATGGATCCGCGACAATTTTAAGAGCAACGAGGATCCTGTTTGCCCACTTTGCGGCAGCCCGATGGAGTCAACTACGAAAGTCCTCCAAGTCGTTGATAATAACAGCCCGATTAAAGATTGACGGGTCAGTCCCCTCCTATGATGGGGACTTTTTTTATGTCAGCCTATTGTACAATGATTTTCAGTATGATTTAATTAAATAAACTGAACAGTCGGTTAAGTTGAAGGAGGAGTTTTTATGCCGCCTATTGTATCAGAAGAATACAAAACAAAAATGAAAAAGAAAATCATGGAAACAGCGTTTGTCTGCTTTGCTGAAAAGGGATTTCAAAATGCGACGATGGATGACATTGTTAAAAATTCAGGAATGAGCAAAGGTGCCATCTATAATTATTTTAAAAGCAAGGATGAAATCTATATCGAATTAATGGAACAAAAGACTAAGGAAAGCATTGATAAAATTAATGAAAACCTGTCAAAGTTTGATTTGGCAGAAGAAAAAATGAGATATCTATTGAATATTTACAGCCATCAGATTGAACGTAATCCAGATTGGCAAAACCTGATCAGGGTACACATTGAATTTTGGCTTCAATCCTCAAGGGATGAGAATCTGAAATCGATGCTTGATGACAGAATGAAAAATATCTATCAAAAATTGATAATCGATATTCTCGAGTTAGGGAAAAAGAATGGGGAGTTCCCTGGAAATTTAGATTCCAAAATGATTTCAACTCTTTTTTGGTCGATCATCGATGGAATTTCCATTTATTACGGCGTAATGAAGGATGATTACCCATATAAGCAAATGGTTGAAAAAGCAGGCGAAATGATCATGAAGGAATTAGTGAAAAAAAATTAATGCACAAGGAGGACTGTGCATTTTTTTAACGAATAAAATAAACTGTATAGTCGGTTTATGGGAGGTGAAGAAATGAAGTTTTTAGATGGTGATAGAATCTATTTAAAACACATTGACGAAAGTGATTATCAAATTATTTATAGAGTGGTTCAGGATCCTGAAATCAGAAGGTTGACAGGAACCCAGTCATTTCTGACATATGAAAAAATAGCTGAAGCATATGAAGGTTTTAAGAAGCAGAATAATAGAATCGATTTGATGATTGTACTCAAAGAAAATGATGAAGTGATTGGGGATCTTGCCCTATTAGATGTTGATTCCAGGAATCGGAATGGAAGTGTAAGAATCGCCATCCATGAAGAAAAATTCAGGAGCAATGGGTATGGTACTGAGGCCCTGGATATAATTTTGAAGTATGCTTTTGATCAAATGAATCTGCACAGAATTTCCCTAAATGTTTATAGTTTTAATAAAAGAGCAAAAAAATCCTATGAGAAATTGGGTTTTGAACAAGAAGGGATTCTTAGAGAGGAACTCTTTTATGATGGCATCTACCACGACAATATATTAATGGGTTTACTGAAAGAAGAGTATAAGCGAAAAAAATAGGAGGGAAGAATCATGGAAATTAAAAGACTGTCAAAGTGTACTCTCGATGAAGCGGTAATGGCTTGGAATAAGGGGTTTGAGGGATATTTTTTTGATGCAACAACAGATATTGACAAATTCACTAAGAGATTAATAGGGGAGGGTATGCTTCCTTCCATGTCAATTATTGGCTTCGTAAATGATTCTCCATCAGCAATCGTTTTAAGCGGGAAAAGGGATGTTCAAGGAACCTCTATTTCCTGGAACGGCGGCACAGGCGTCGCACTTCAGGAGAGGGGCAAAGGCTTGGGTGAAAAAATGATTGAGCATTCCCTTAATATTTATGAAGAAGAAGGTGTGGATGCAGCCACATTAGAAGCAATACTTGAAAATGAAAAAGCTATAAATCTATATAAAAAAATGGGCTATCAAATTGTCGATCATATAAGGCATTACGCGTTAAAGGGTAATTGGAAGTTAAGCCATTCCAAAGAAAATAAGGGGATTATTATAAAAAAAGCGGATTGGCCTACTGTCAAGAGATCAGGATTGTATTTAACGGGCGCCCCATGGCAGGCACATTGGGAACATATCCAAGATGCTGAAATCATGGTTTGCTTAGACCATGAAGAATCAATCCTAGCCTATGCTATCTATAAAAAAATGGAAGATGAAAATGGCCAGATTCAAAGAATAGGATTGTTCCAGGCGAATTCCCATGCAAATGAAGCGGGAAAAGCGGCATTAAAAGAATTACTCCATGTACTTTACCAGGCAGAACATGATTCAATATCAAGAATGGCCGCTTATATCCAGGATTCACAATCAGATGTTGTCGATCTATTAAAAGAAATCGGATTCGAAACAACGGTCTCGCAAGTCATGATGGCAAAATCATTGACTGACAAAGGCAAGGAATATATTGACCGAGTATATTCTCAAATCAACAAGCAAACATCACATTCATAACAAAATCAAACTAAGGATAAAAAGCGAATCGAGGTAAAATATATTGATTCGCTTTCTTTTTGATAAAGACTGAAAGAGGGATAGATTGTTTATCAATGGAGTTGTTGCAATGAATTATATTATAGGTTTTATTTTATCTTATTTGTTCGGGAGCATCTCAGGAGCTTATCTTGTAGTGAAAGCATTGACTGAAAAAGACGTGAGATTGATTGGAAGCAGCAATGCCGGTGCAACCAATGCCGGAAGGGCAGCTGGGAAGACTGGATTTTTACTGACACTTCTTATAGATGCCCTAAAGGTATGGACAGCTCTTTTTATTGTCGTCAAAATGATGGGGTACAATGAAATTCTCTTATTAATCAGCTGCTTTGGATTAATGCTCGGACATCTCTTCCCAATCTACTTACGGTTTAAGGGGGGAAAAGGGGTAGTAGTGTACCTGGTATCTGCCTTATATCTTTCTCCTTTTTCAATTCTCGTATTTGCTGCTGTAATGATTGTTTGCTATGGCATCCTTAGAAAATATACAATCTCTGGGTTTATCTCCATGGCTTCAATTCCGTTATCAACAATGATTATAACCGGTTCCTGGATGATTACGCTCAATGTGTTGTTGTTATTTTTCTTTGTGCTGGTATCGAATAATAAAACGAACCGTCTAAAATCGGATTGAAAAAGGCTGCCCCAATTGGGACAGCCTTTTTATTTAAGCTTTAACAGTTTCAAGATACTCATCATATGTCATTTGTTTATCAATCAATCCGTCTGGAGTGAGTTCCATGATTCTGTTAGCAATTGTTTCGATGAATTGATGGTCATGGGATGAGAAAATCATAGAGCCTTTAAATGCAATCAGCCCATTATTCAATGCTGTAATGGATTCCAAATCCAAGTGGTTGGTTGGCTCATCCAAAAGAAGGACATTAGATCCGCTCAACATCATCTTGGATAGCATGCAGCGTACTTTTTCTCCACCGGATAGTACACTTGCTTTTTTATTAACTTCTTCCCCTGAGAACAACATACGGCCCAGGAATCCTCGAAGGAATGATTCGCTTTGGTCGTTAGGAGAGAACTGTCGAAGCCAATCAACCAAGTTCATATCGCTGTTTTCAAAGAACTCGGAGTTGTCTTTTGGGAAATAAGCCTGGGAAGTAGTGACACCCCATTTAAATGTGCCGCTGTCAGGCTCCATTTCTCCTGCCAAAATTTTGAACAATGCTGTCTTAGCAGCTTCATTCTTGCCGATAAGGGCAATTTTATCATCTTTGTTCATGATGAAGCTGACATTATCAAGCACTTTTTCTCCATCGATGGTCTTGGATAGATTCTCTACACGAAGCAAATCGTTTCCGATTTCACGTTCCGGAGAAAACCCTACATAAGGATATTTACGGGAAGATGGCCTGATATCGTCAAGGGAAATCTTATCGAGAAGCTTCTTCCTCGAAGTTGCCTGTTTGGACTTCGATGCGTTTGCACTGAATCGGGCGATGAAATTTTGAAGCTCTTTAATTTTTTCTTCTTTTTTCTTATTCGTATCCTGAGCCATTCTTTGTGCCAATTGGCTGGACTCATACCAGAAATCATAGTTTCCGACATAAATTTGAATTTTTCCAAAGTCCAGGTCGGCAATATGTGTACACACTTTATTTAAGAAATGGCGGTCATGGGAAACGACTATGACTGTATTTTCAAAATTGATCAGGAATTCTTCCAGCCATTGGATTGCTTTAATATCCAAGTGGTTGGTAGGCTCATCCAATAAAAGTACATCTGGCTTACCGAATAATGCTTGCGCCAGCAATACTTTAACTTTATCTGAACCATTCAACTCAGACATTTTTTTATAATGAATATCTTCGCCAATGCCAAGTCCTTTTAAAAGGATTGCCGCTTCAGATTCAGCTTCCCAACCGTTCAGCTCAGCAAATTCACCTTCAAGCTCAGCCGCTTTCATACCATCTTCATCACTGAAGTCTTCTTTCATGTAAATGGCGTCTTTTTCCTGCATTACTTCATATAAACGTGTATGGCCCATGATGACCACTTTCAGAACTTCATATTCTTCATATTCGAAATGGTTCTGTTTCAAAACGGCCAAACGTTCACCAGGCGTCATGAAAACAGATCCGCTTTGCGGCTCGAGTTCACCTGAGAGAATTTTAAGAAAAGTAGATTTCCCTGCACCGTTTGCGCCAATCAGTCCATAGCAATTGCCGGGTGTAAATTTTATATTGACATCTTCAAAAAGTTTGCGGTCTGCAAACCGCAAACCTACGTTACTTACGGTAATCATAATTGAATTCCTCCAAAACTAATATCTAGCAAATTATATCATTTAACGGCTTGGATTGCTAATAGCTTTGTTGAAGGATTCTTTAGTGGATATTGTAGGGGGGGGAATTCAATTCGGTGAAGAGAAATCATCCCCCGCTTTATGAAAGATTAGAAAGTGAAAAAATTCTGAGTGTGAATTGTCCAGCTCCAGCGCCCAGCCCCTCGAGATCATAAGCCGTACCTCAACGGAAATCAGGATTTCCTTCGAGTTCCGTCTTATGCAGGTCGGGGCTTTCAGGGCGCTTGCGCTTTTCTATTGCGGAATGAAAGAATGGTGGTTTTTAGGGAAGCATAGCTGCCGATTGCGGCATAGCCATAAAAATAGCCCATAAAGAGGCCGGAGATGAGATGTCCTTTGTGGCTATAAAAGACAGAAATAATAATGCCGAGCAGCAGCGCAAGAGCAGGTACATAAGATTTTGGAAGCTTGCCTGCAAGCTTGATGAATTGAGTCAGTATCATAATTACAGGGATGGCCAAAACCGCATCCCAGAAGTTTGTATGGATAATAGGAAATGTCATTCTAATCCCTCTTTTTAATTGAATGTTTTCCTATTAGGATGAATCAATCACAGATTTTTTATCCTTCATCTGATATTGATTTTCGGACCGCTTCTATCATTTTCCTTTTTGGATTGTTCTTCTTTTTTAATCATTTCATTTGTTTCCTCTTTAATGAAAGGAGTTTGTTTTCTTTCACCATTGTCCCCGTAGGTTGCTCCTATATACAGCTTTCCATGAAGTTCCTTGATGCCAAGCTGCCCCAAATGATTATTCGTTTCGTAGCGTTCAATTATCAACTTTTCAATATTGACCCTTTCCATGATAATGGATTCTTTATTTTCTTCAGACATTTTTTTAATTTCTTTTCTTAGTTTTTTAATTTCCTTGGATAATTGGGTTAAGTTCTCTTCATAATTCGGACTTGGTCTGAATAATTTTTTTAAAAACATACTCATCCCTGCTTAGGTTTATTTGTTTGAATTGAAGACAAAGATCTTTTGGGCGAGCTTGTCCAATAAGCCCGCCGATTGCTTATTATTCTATTCGAGGGAGGCGGAGAACATGAATTTTTCTTTTACAAAAATGAATATTCAAGGTCTGAAAGTGAATATCATCGGTCAGGGCTGTGTATTGAATTATGGGCAATCACATTTGATTAACCGAAATGCAGTCACTAAAAAAAACCAAGGATTCGGTGAACAGAATGCAGATGAAGTCTTTACATTTAATCCTTTTTTTGAAGTGGATGATGGGGACATAGAGGATAATAACTCATTCAAAAGAAGCTTCCCATGCAGATAACCCTTATTCGATTTCAACGATCTCTCCTTCCATGAAAAATCGCTCATAGGAAATCTGCAGAATGCCATTATCAAATTTGGCTGCAAATTTTTGTTTATCAGCAGGCACAGGCAGTTTGATCCTTCGCTCAAAAGAACCATGAAATCTTTCGCGCTGGAGAACCGAAATCCCATTAGGGAACGTATCTGCAGCACCTTTCAATAATAAGGAATCCCCATTAAGAATGATGGTAATTTGATCTTTTCGAAAGCCTGGCAGATCGATTAAAAGGATAATATGTGTAGACGTTTGAATGATATCAACGAGTGGAAATTCAGGTTTTTTCTCTTGACTCTGAAAAGGACCTTTCCGATGGATGTCATTCATAAATTCACCTGCCTGGCTGCTGTTCATGACATTATTCCAGAAATCCTGGCCGTACATTTGCTGGGCAAAATCCATCCATTGCTTGAATTTATTTGAATCCATCAGTACTGCCCCCTTTCCTGCCACATATTAAATGTGTTTTATTCATATAGTTAACTGAAGAAGGAGGGATTTGATGTCAATGCCAACTCCTTATGTAAATATTAATATTTACATGATCAAAATTAATTCCTTTGAAAATGCCTCCGCTGTAAATATCGGACAGAACATGCTTTCCGAATGGCACAATTCAGATAAAAAAAATCAAGGATTCGGCCAAAATTTCGGGGATGGAAGTGGTTTTATCGGAACGAGGAGCATGGTGGATGACCGAGATCAAATGGATTCCTTGAGCACATTTGAATCTGCCTGCCCCCCCATAGAAAGGGAGGATGGATAAGTGAATTTTGCTCCGATGGTGGTAAATTTTTTAGGTTTCAAGGTAAATGTTGTGGATAAGTCTGCTATTGTCAACGTCGGACCCAACCAGCAATTTGATATATTTGTCTCCACGAAATGGAATCAAGGGATCGGAGAAGAAAACGGAGATATCTCTGCTGTATATATTCCAATCACGTTTGTAAACGATACAGATGTCAATGATTCCAATTCTTTAAAAACGAGTTTTATTTAAAGATGACGAAGGAAAAATGTTGACATTTTTGTCCAATTCACATATCTTGAAAGAGAAAGAAAAATTATATGTTTTCAAGGCTGAATTTTTCAGCTATCACTAATTTAGTTAATTAAAGGAGTATGTTTTATGCTGGGAGTCGTTCTTAACTAATCCGTAATTTCATACGGTCTTTCCAAATGGAAACAAATTGCGCCATACCGACGCTTATTTGCTGTGCCTTTTGGAAGATGTTAAGAACGATAATCATAGCTGGCATATTCCTATTGAAGGGGGCTGTGTATACGTGCACAGCCCTTTGTTTATTCAATAAACACAAAATGGACCTTCTTGATAAGGGTTATTACCCATATCCTTTTTGAGTACATTTCTGTTTTATTGAACTTCAATAAGTGATGATACAGGGAAATCCTGTCAAAACCGCAATGAGCATTGTTCATTGCGGTTTTTTATTTTATTAAATGGAGGAAATCACATTGAATCAACAAACATTTACAGTATTGGATTTCGAAAAAATCAAACAAGAGGCAGCACAATACGCCTTAACAGATTCCGGAAAAAAAGCCATCATGGATATTTATCCTGTAACAAATGCAAAGCAGATTGAAGGATGGCTGGACGAAGTGACAGAGGCTAAGCAAATCCTTGCCAAATCAGCCAGCGTCCCCATACATGGACTTGAAGGAATCGAACTGATCATGAAACAGCTTCACAAAGGAGTACCATTAAGGCCTGACGCGTTGACTAAGCTCTATTTCTTCCTTGATACATGCAGAAAGCTGAAAAGGTTTATGAAAGACAAAGAATTCTTGGCCCCACGGGTTTCTACGTACGTCTACTCGTTGGCAGAAATTCCTCAAGTAGCTGAAGAAATAATTCGCTGCATCCGAAACGGGATGGTGGACCAAAACGCCAGCAAGGAGCTAAACCGGATAAGGAAACAAATCATGATCTTGGAAGAAAGGCTGAAGGATAAAATCAGCCAAATGGTCAAGTCAGGCAAATACAAGCCATATTTGCAGGAAGCCATTGTCAGTGAAAGGAATGGACGCTACTGCCTGTCAGTTAAGAAAGAGCATAAAGGGAAAATCAAAGGGTCCATTTTGGATGCCTCGGCATCCGGCTCCACATTATTTATTGAACCGGACGAACTGGCAGTGTATCAGGAAGAGCTTTCCTATCTTCAAACCGATGAAAGCATTGAATGCGAAAGGATCCTCAGTTATTTAACAGGATTGGTTGAAGCCAATGAACAGGAGCTGAAAATTGCAGTTGAGACCATGATTCATTATGATCAATTATTCGCCAAAGCGAAATACAGTTTGAATATCGAGGGAACGAGCGTCAAGATCAATCAGGACCATTACATTGATTTACATGAGGCCAAGCATCCATTGCTTGGCAAGAATGCTGTGCCACTGACTGTGGAGATGGGGAATGAATATGACGCATTGGTAATCACAGGACCTAATACCGGTGGGAAAACAGTTGCGATTAAAACTGTCGGGCTTTTGACCTTAATGGTCCAGTCAGGTTTTCATATACCGGTAAAAGAAGGATCTGAGGTTTCCATTTTCCAGAAAATCCTGGTCGATATCGGGGATGGCCAAAGCATTGAACAAAATTTAAGCACCTTTAGTTCTAGAATCGTGAATATAATAGAAGTTTTAAAAGAAGCGAATGACCACAGTCTGATATTGATTGATGAGATTGGATCAGGAACCGATCCGAGCGAAGGGATGGGTCTAGCCACTGCAATCCTGGATGAATTATATCGGAAAGGAGCGACCATCCTTGCAACAACCCACTATAATGAAATAAAAGAGTTTGCAGACCAAACAGATGGGTTTGTTAACGGTTCGATGGAATTTGATATTGAAACATTGAAGCCTACACATCGGCTGCTCGTTGGAAAAGGGGGAGACAGCCAGGCTTTCGCCATTGCATTAAGGCTAGGTATCCACCCAGCCATCATCAGCCGTGCCCATAACATTACTTATAAAGAGGAAAAGTCATATGGGGAAAACGAACTGAATCCGAATGATAAAAGGGAACTGGATAAGCAGCTTGCACTCAATCGCTATGCAAGACGAAAGAAACCGGCAGCTGCACTTCCAAAGAAAGAGGGGGAGAAAAATGCTCCCCGATACCAAATGGGGGATAATGTGAAAATCACGGCTTCCGATGAATTTGGAATTGTATATGCAGGACCTGATTCTAAAGGAGACTATATTGTTCAAATACGCGGGGAAAAACATACCATCAATCATAAACGGTTTACACTGTATATTTCCGCTGCAGAACTTTATCCAGCTGATTACGATTTTTCCATCATTTTTGACAGCAAGGAGAATCGAAGGATCGATAAGCAAATGTCAAAAGGTCATAAAGAAGGTCTGACCATAGAACATGAATAGAAAAAAAAAGAAAGAAAAAAGATGCCGCATAGTAAGGCATCTTTTTTCTCTTATTGATAATTGTTCTCTAATTCATCGATCAGTGAACCAACATAGCTCACAGCTTTTTTGATCGGTTCAGGTGTACTCATGTCAACCCCGGCATGCTTCATCAATTCTTGAGGCGTCTTAGTGCCGCCTGCCTTCAAGACTTCAAGCCATCTATCTACAGCCGGCTGGCCTTCTTCCTGAATCAGCTGGGCAGCAGCGGTGGAAGCTGTTAATCCAGCAGAATAGGTATAAGGGTAAAGGCCCATATAATAGTGAGGCTGCCTCATCCAGGTCAAACTTGCCCCTTCATCGATGTCTACAGTATCCCCCCAAAACGTTGACAAGACATCGGCTTTTTGTTCGCAGAATGTTTTTGCTGTCAGCGGGCCGCCTTCTTCTGCAATCTTGTATATTCTGCGCTGAAATTCACCTTCCAATAAATGAGTGACAAAATTGTGGTAGTACGTGCCAAGCAGCTGAGTGATGATCCAGTTCCTCATTCGCTTATCTTCTGTTGTGGAGAGCATATGCTGTGCCAGAAGCATTTCATTCATGGTAGAAGGAGCTTCTATAAAGTAGGTAGACGGTCTGGTATTGAACAGGCTTTGTTCTTTATTGGCTAAATAAAAATGACCCGCATGGCCAAGTTCATGGGCAAGCACGAAAGCTCCCCTCATCGTATCAGTCCATGTAATCAAAATGTATGGATGGGCTATATACGGACTTGAACAAAAAGCTCCAGTTGATTTTCCGACGTTGTCTGCCAAGTCGACCCATCTTTCCGATAGAGCTTTTTCCATAATCGCAGAATATTCAGGGCCCATGACTTCGAGTGCTTTTAAAATGATTTCGGATGCTTCTTCAAAAGTCGTTTTAGGAAGATATTCAGAATCAAGCGGTGCCTTCAAATCACAGTACTTCATGGTATCCAAACCTAAGATTTTCTTTTTCAGTTGGGCATATCTCCGCATGTGAGGAGATAGCTCTTTTAAAATAGTATCGAGCTGGTTATTATACATATCCGTGGTTACTTTTTGAGGATGCAAAAGCATGTGTGTCACGGATTCGTACCCGCGTAATTTAGCAAGTGTCACTTGTTTTTTCACTTCAGTGGCATATGTAGCAGCAAAAGTATTTTTATATTGTCTCAATGTTTTCGTAAATGAAGAGAAAGCTGTCCTGCGCTCTTCAGTTTTTGGTGATAGTTCATAACGATCTTCATAAAGGGCAAAGGAAACAGGCTGTTCTTCACCGGATTCATCCTCAAATGAATCAAATTGCATATCCGACAGTTTACTGAGCTGATAAATGGTATATGGTGCTTGATGTACGTGTCCTAGGGCAGCAAGTACTTCCTCGGTTTCTTTTGAAAGCTGATATGGTTTATCTTCTAGAATATCATGCAATGTCAGTTCATAAGCTTCCAAACCCTTTTCATTTTTAATAAATTCTTCTAATTTCCCTTCAGGAAAATCAATGATTTCAGATGTGATAAATGAAAAGGCAGCATTTGCTTCTGACATGAGGGAGGAAATCTTAGCGGAATTTGCCTGGTTGTCCGGATTTGTTCCATCCTCAGATTGTCTGAGGCTAGCATATGTTCCAACACGGATCAATCGCTTCCACATTTCCTCATACTCTGCTAAACAAGCTAACAGCACAGATGAGCCCTCCTGCAATTTTCCTTTGAAGCGTGAAATCTTGGACAAATCATTAAGGATGGCAGACGATTCAAGATGGAAATCTTCCTCTGTTTCAAACAACTCACTTAGATCCCAAGTGTGTTCTAAAGGCACCTCATGTCTTTCCAATCTTTTTTGCTTTGTTTTTTCCATATGTATTTCCCTCCAGCACTTTATTTCGTGTCGCTAACAAATATTATTATACTGGAAATCATTGTAGATTGATAGAACTATTCTGAATCTTCGGACATGTCAAGGCGCTCAAAAAAGGAATAAAGCCTTGAAAAAAGGGGAAAAAACAGCTCTTCTGTTTACCATTTTTCTTTTTGGAATTCTTCATAAAATGAAAGTAT
Protein-coding sequences here:
- a CDS encoding GNAT family N-acetyltransferase translates to MKFLDGDRIYLKHIDESDYQIIYRVVQDPEIRRLTGTQSFLTYEKIAEAYEGFKKQNNRIDLMIVLKENDEVIGDLALLDVDSRNRNGSVRIAIHEEKFRSNGYGTEALDIILKYAFDQMNLHRISLNVYSFNKRAKKSYEKLGFEQEGILREELFYDGIYHDNILMGLLKEEYKRKK
- the pepF gene encoding oligoendopeptidase F, which encodes MEKTKQKRLERHEVPLEHTWDLSELFETEEDFHLESSAILNDLSKISRFKGKLQEGSSVLLACLAEYEEMWKRLIRVGTYASLRQSEDGTNPDNQANSAKISSLMSEANAAFSFITSEIIDFPEGKLEEFIKNEKGLEAYELTLHDILEDKPYQLSKETEEVLAALGHVHQAPYTIYQLSKLSDMQFDSFEDESGEEQPVSFALYEDRYELSPKTEERRTAFSSFTKTLRQYKNTFAATYATEVKKQVTLAKLRGYESVTHMLLHPQKVTTDMYNNQLDTILKELSPHMRRYAQLKKKILGLDTMKYCDLKAPLDSEYLPKTTFEEASEIILKALEVMGPEYSAIMEKALSERWVDLADNVGKSTGAFCSSPYIAHPYILITWTDTMRGAFVLAHELGHAGHFYLANKEQSLFNTRPSTYFIEAPSTMNEMLLAQHMLSTTEDKRMRNWIITQLLGTYYHNFVTHLLEGEFQRRIYKIAEEGGPLTAKTFCEQKADVLSTFWGDTVDIDEGASLTWMRQPHYYMGLYPYTYSAGLTASTAAAQLIQEEGQPAVDRWLEVLKAGGTKTPQELMKHAGVDMSTPEPIKKAVSYVGSLIDELENNYQ
- a CDS encoding TetR/AcrR family transcriptional regulator, which codes for MPPIVSEEYKTKMKKKIMETAFVCFAEKGFQNATMDDIVKNSGMSKGAIYNYFKSKDEIYIELMEQKTKESIDKINENLSKFDLAEEKMRYLLNIYSHQIERNPDWQNLIRVHIEFWLQSSRDENLKSMLDDRMKNIYQKLIIDILELGKKNGEFPGNLDSKMISTLFWSIIDGISIYYGVMKDDYPYKQMVEKAGEMIMKELVKKN
- a CDS encoding cold-shock protein, producing the protein MAFGRKPEEEIITAETKIWECTSDSCKGWIRDNFKSNEDPVCPLCGSPMESTTKVLQVVDNNSPIKD
- a CDS encoding ABC-F family ATP-binding cassette domain-containing protein, with protein sequence MITVSNVGLRFADRKLFEDVNIKFTPGNCYGLIGANGAGKSTFLKILSGELEPQSGSVFMTPGERLAVLKQNHFEYEEYEVLKVVIMGHTRLYEVMQEKDAIYMKEDFSDEDGMKAAELEGEFAELNGWEAESEAAILLKGLGIGEDIHYKKMSELNGSDKVKVLLAQALFGKPDVLLLDEPTNHLDIKAIQWLEEFLINFENTVIVVSHDRHFLNKVCTHIADLDFGKIQIYVGNYDFWYESSQLAQRMAQDTNKKKEEKIKELQNFIARFSANASKSKQATSRKKLLDKISLDDIRPSSRKYPYVGFSPEREIGNDLLRVENLSKTIDGEKVLDNVSFIMNKDDKIALIGKNEAAKTALFKILAGEMEPDSGTFKWGVTTSQAYFPKDNSEFFENSDMNLVDWLRQFSPNDQSESFLRGFLGRMLFSGEEVNKKASVLSGGEKVRCMLSKMMLSGSNVLLLDEPTNHLDLESITALNNGLIAFKGSMIFSSHDHQFIETIANRIMELTPDGLIDKQMTYDEYLETVKA
- the cspD gene encoding cold-shock protein CspD, which translates into the protein MEKGTVKWFNAEKGFGFIEVEGGNDVFVHFSAITGEGFKSLEEGQQVEFEIVEGNRGPQAANVVKL
- a CDS encoding endonuclease MutS2; amino-acid sequence: MNQQTFTVLDFEKIKQEAAQYALTDSGKKAIMDIYPVTNAKQIEGWLDEVTEAKQILAKSASVPIHGLEGIELIMKQLHKGVPLRPDALTKLYFFLDTCRKLKRFMKDKEFLAPRVSTYVYSLAEIPQVAEEIIRCIRNGMVDQNASKELNRIRKQIMILEERLKDKISQMVKSGKYKPYLQEAIVSERNGRYCLSVKKEHKGKIKGSILDASASGSTLFIEPDELAVYQEELSYLQTDESIECERILSYLTGLVEANEQELKIAVETMIHYDQLFAKAKYSLNIEGTSVKINQDHYIDLHEAKHPLLGKNAVPLTVEMGNEYDALVITGPNTGGKTVAIKTVGLLTLMVQSGFHIPVKEGSEVSIFQKILVDIGDGQSIEQNLSTFSSRIVNIIEVLKEANDHSLILIDEIGSGTDPSEGMGLATAILDELYRKGATILATTHYNEIKEFADQTDGFVNGSMEFDIETLKPTHRLLVGKGGDSQAFAIALRLGIHPAIISRAHNITYKEEKSYGENELNPNDKRELDKQLALNRYARRKKPAAALPKKEGEKNAPRYQMGDNVKITASDEFGIVYAGPDSKGDYIVQIRGEKHTINHKRFTLYISAAELYPADYDFSIIFDSKENRRIDKQMSKGHKEGLTIEHE
- a CDS encoding GNAT family N-acetyltransferase — translated: MEIKRLSKCTLDEAVMAWNKGFEGYFFDATTDIDKFTKRLIGEGMLPSMSIIGFVNDSPSAIVLSGKRDVQGTSISWNGGTGVALQERGKGLGEKMIEHSLNIYEEEGVDAATLEAILENEKAINLYKKMGYQIVDHIRHYALKGNWKLSHSKENKGIIIKKADWPTVKRSGLYLTGAPWQAHWEHIQDAEIMVCLDHEESILAYAIYKKMEDENGQIQRIGLFQANSHANEAGKAALKELLHVLYQAEHDSISRMAAYIQDSQSDVVDLLKEIGFETTVSQVMMAKSLTDKGKEYIDRVYSQINKQTSHS
- a CDS encoding Hsp20/alpha crystallin family protein, with the protein product MDSNKFKQWMDFAQQMYGQDFWNNVMNSSQAGEFMNDIHRKGPFQSQEKKPEFPLVDIIQTSTHIILLIDLPGFRKDQITIILNGDSLLLKGAADTFPNGISVLQRERFHGSFERRIKLPVPADKQKFAAKFDNGILQISYERFFMEGEIVEIE
- a CDS encoding glycerol-3-phosphate acyltransferase — protein: MNYIIGFILSYLFGSISGAYLVVKALTEKDVRLIGSSNAGATNAGRAAGKTGFLLTLLIDALKVWTALFIVVKMMGYNEILLLISCFGLMLGHLFPIYLRFKGGKGVVVYLVSALYLSPFSILVFAAVMIVCYGILRKYTISGFISMASIPLSTMIITGSWMITLNVLLLFFFVLVSNNKTNRLKSD